A window of Solanum stenotomum isolate F172 chromosome 3, ASM1918654v1, whole genome shotgun sequence contains these coding sequences:
- the LOC125859349 gene encoding O-fucosyltransferase 37 gives MARTRNSKSSSFISLNPSFFIHLFSLPPFNSLHNYSPRKNSRITQTSPFLSFCFISLLITLTFFAILLITFTTFFQNPLSCTGTSSSSSPLFLASVFAVASSRSGSVQDEQITLSTGAMVPLPAHGVVGNFSEEEEEFWKQPDNQGYMPCLDFSLKYRKASAKISKEKRKFLVVVASGGLNQQRNQIVDAVVIARILEATLVVPVLQVNHIWGDDSEFSDIFDVEHFKKTLIADVRIVASLPSTHFVSKQTINRDLPFHVSPLWLRARFLKQLNQEGLLILKGLDSKLSKNLPPDLQKLKCKVAFHALRFATPIRELGYQIARRMWIEGPYVAIHLRLEKDVWIRTGCLTGLGRQYDSIISRERDSHPEYLTGKLNMTHAQRRLAGMCPLNASEMARFLKGLGAPISARIYVAGGEPFGGTQAMQPLKNEFPNLLTKHTLARNGELTPYLEKSSTLAAIDYIVSLSSDVFINSHGGNMGRALEGHRAYVGHRKYIKPNKRMMLPFFEDSSVSEQEFKRIMKKLHRKSQGQPESRAKKIDRDVIAYPVPECMCKQ, from the exons ATGGCGCGAACAAGAAATTCCAAGAGTTCATCATTCATCTCTCTGAACccatcatttttcattcatttgtTCTCACTACCTCCATTCAATTCCCTCCATAACTACTCACCCAGAAAGAACTCAAGAATCACCCAAACATCCCCATTTCTCTCTTTCTGTTTCATCTCTCTGCTCATTACCCTAACTTTCTTTGCGATTTTGTTGATCACATTCACAACCTTTTTCCAAAATCCACTCTCGTGCACCGgtacttcttcttcatcatctccTCTGTTTTTAGCCTCTGTTTTTGCTGTGGCATCATCAAGATCAGGCTCTGTTCAAGATGAGCAAATTACTCTGTCTACCGGAGCAATGGTGCCCTTACCGGCTCATGGGGTGGTCGGAAACTTTTCTGAGGAGGAGGAAGAGTTCTGGAAGCAACCTGATAATCAGGGGTACATGCCTTGTTTGGATTTCAGTTTAAAGTACCGAAAAGCCTCTGCAAAGATTTCGAAAGAGAAGAGGAAATTTTTGGTTGTTGTGGCTTCTGGAGGATTGAACCAACAAAGAAACCAGATTGTTGATGCAGTTGTTATAGCAAGAATTCTTGAAGCTACTCTTGTTGTTCCTGTTCTTCAAGTGAATCACATTTGGGGAGATGATAG TGAATTTTCGGATATTTTTGATGTTGAGCATTTCAAGAAGACTCTGATAGCTGATGTTAGAATCGTGGCGTCTTTGCCATCGACACATTTTGTTTCTAAGCAGACCATCAACCGTGATCTTCCTTTTCATGTATCGCCACTTTGGCTTAGAGCCAGATTTCTCAAGCAA CTAAACCAAGAAGGTCTACTTATATTGAAAGGATTAGATTCTAAGCTCTCCAAGAATCTTCCACCTGACTTGCAGAAGCTCAAATGCAAG GTTGCATTCCATGCACTAAGATTTGCAACTCCAATTAGGGAGCTAGGTTATCAGATAGCTAGAAGAATGTGGATTGAGGGTCCTTATGTCGCGATCCATCTCAGGTTAGAGAAGGATGTGTGGATCAGAACCGGATGTCTTACCGGTTTAGGCAGGCAATATGACAGTATTATAAGTAGAGAAAGGGACTCTCACCCTGAATATCTCACTGGCAAGTTGAACATGACTCATGCACAACGGCGACTTGCTGGAATGTGTCCCTTAAATGCATCAGAAATGGCTAG ATTTCTGAAGGGGTTAGGAGCACCAATCAGCGCTCGTATATATGTTGCTGGAGGAGAACCCTTTGGAGGCACACAAGCTATGCAGCCTCTGAAAAATGAGTTCCCAAATTTATTGACAAAGCATACATTGGCGCGAAATGGAGAGCTCACTCCATACTTGGAAAAGTCTTCTACGTTAGCAGCCATCGACTACATTGTGTCTCTGAGCAGTGATGTTTTCATCAATTCCCATGGAGGTAACATGGGCCGAGCTCTCGAG GGACATAGAGCATATGTAGGACACAGAAAGTACATAAAGCCAAACAAGAGAATGATGCTGCCATTCTTTGAAGATTCATCTGTATCTGAGCAAGAATTCAAAAGGATAATGAAGAAACTGCATAGGAAAAGTCAGGGGCAGCCTGAGTCAAGGGCTAAAAAGATTGATAGAGATGTAATTGCATATCCTGTACCTGAGTGCATGTGTAAACAATAA